CAGTGGAGTGGGcagtcctgaagcctgactAATTAGGTTCAAGGAGGTGGTTTATAAATGATAGGACAGTTGGGTTCTTGCGTTCCACGGTTTTggagaggaatgaaagaagagatacaTGTCTGTAGTTTCAGATGTCAGCTGAGTCTAGGGGGGGTTTCTTCAGGAGGGCTTGAACGGTGCTGAAAGAAGGTGGAGGGAGGAGTTGATCAGGGTGGTGAGAAATGGCAAGATGTCGTGTGAGATGTCTTggagaagggaggaaggaaTCGGATCAAGGGAACAGGTGGTGTCATGGTTAGACATAACTAGTGTGTAAACATTGTCAGCAGAGAGAGGGCTGAAGCAGGTCCGTCCCAGCTCCTTCACCTCAAACATATACCTGTTAAACTAGTTGTCAGACATGCAGCTACATGGAGTTCTCCTTGTTCCTACAAAGTGAAGAGAATAAACATTCATTGCAATCTCAAAACAGTGTAGGAAAGATGGAAAGAATAGAGTTTAACATCTTGAAATTATACTAATTATAATAtccaaaaactaaaataaaagtaattctTGAAGTGATAATTGGCTGTTCAATTGAAATGGCCACATAAAACctaaagataaataaaacatatcaattatatatgtatatgtgtgtgtttgtgtgtgtgtgtgtgtgtatatatatatatatatatacacaaacatatatacatataaataaactTACTTTGTATGAGACCAAATCGGAAGGAGGATACGATTTGTCCCGCTTACATTCCTTTAATTCCATTGGCTCAGGTGGATGAGGAGGGCGGGACAAGAAGATGTGATTGGCTGTAGGTAGAGCGGACAGGTAGCCAGCTGTTTGTGATCGAAGCCTCCGCTCTGAATTTACCTGCAACCTTATTTGGTCAAGCTGGAGGGATTTTGTCGACGGTGAAACGCTTGACGACGTGATTTTATCGAAAGAGATGTaactttttaatgattttaactGTACTGCCGGAGTCACACCTGAAGAAGAGGGCAGGTACATATAACGGTGCcgaagattatttttttaaggtttCGGATATATCATCATTGAATCTGCTCCAGCAGTAGTTCAAGCATTACTAGTGTCGCGAAACAAAGCAAAATGTCGGCCAAACTTCAGTTTCCTGCCATTTTTTGGTGCGTGTCAGGTGAGTATCACCCGCCATCCCCCTCCCTGCTCTCGCCATgactgtctctctttgtccacCTGTAGAACATGTTGTATGTGCTGTTAGCTGATCCACAAAAGCTGCGTTTTTGTGTCGTACTGTGAAAATTTGAGCTGCCTCGGTCCGACTGAATCTGAAGTGCCATTTATGATCACATTCAGGTATTTTAGCCTCCTACGCCCAACAATTCTGTGGCCGACCACCGTTACAGGAGAACAGGATTGTGGGTGGGGTGGACGCCACAGATGGATTTTGGCCCTGGCAGGTGGATATACAGGTAGGCCCCTCTGGAACAGCCACGATCCCCTGTGCCTGTAGCAGGTTACATGTGCGGTTTAGTGTTGTTTACCAGACTGACCCGCTAAGAGAGGGGTTTGCCTGTGATGCTGAGGTgactcactctttttttttctcccctcggCTTCCAGACAAACACTGATGGTCATATCTGTGGAGGCTCCATCATCACAGAGAACTGGGTCCTGTCAGCCGCTCATTGTTTCGTCAAGTAAGAAAATCTCCTCACAGAAAAATCATCAGGTGGATTTTTCATTTGAACGCCAGTCCACAGGTGCTCAGCTTCTCGTATGAGCCGTCAGAgtattttttttgcaaacccTGTAGTGAAATCGATTGCTTTCAAGGAGAATATGATTAATAATCTAACAATCTCTTGCAAAGTGCAAAGTTCTTGAACACCAAAATGTCTTTAAGAACTAAGATTCCACCGATTATCCGCCTGGTTGATTATCAggtttcagtgtttcctctaacCGTTTTTGGTGTTAGCCGATTACACAATTAAGTATTTGCTACACAAGTCGTTGTAGCACTAATATTATTTAAAACAACAGCATGGACTTAAATGTTAGACAAAAATCTATCATCACTTATGACCCACTACTTCTATCACTCCATTGTGCCGGTGTCTCTGCGGAGATCCTGCCCTCCACCTGTATTTTCTCATATTGTGGCTTCAATCCATGACACCAAAATTCATAAATCAAGCCAGAATTCTTGGTGTAATTTTGGACTCTGACCTTAAATTCAGCAATCGCATAAGGACATTTGAAATTTACTTATGACCACCTTTAAAAGACAGCAAGTATGAAATTATTTCTGTCCAAActagataaagaaaaaacacgTTAATGCGGTCATTTTTAACAGGATTAGATCTTAATGGTCTCTTTAAAACCAAGCAGAGTGAAGCAGCTTTTAGTTTCAGTTTAAATCAGGGCTCACAGTGTTTCTGTACTCCTGCCTTCAAATAATTAGATGTCTAAATGCTTCTAAATTGACAACTTTCCTCTACTTGCCTTTCAAAATATTGCCTCAACAATGTTGTAAACATCAAGCTTATTATAAGGTGCACCGTAGGCCATTCAAATACCCTCTTTCAGTATAAATGTAAGGTTTCACATTTCCTGACTAGCAGGTTTTTATTCCCTCCATCTTCTTTCAGTCCGTCCGACGTGAGCTCTTACATCATCTACGTTGGCCGGTACCAGCTCAATGGCTTCAACTCTCACCAGTCAACGCATCGCGTGAGCCGGATAGTGATTCCATCCGGTTACACTGAACCTCACAATGGGAAGGATTTGGCTTTGGTGCAGCTGTCCAGTCCGGTAACCTGGTCCGATTACGTCCGTCCTGTCTGCCTGCCCGCCTCTGGCACGCTGTTCCAAGGTGGCATGCAGTGCTATGTCACCGGCTGGGGGAACATCCGGGATGACGGTAAGACTTCTTCACATCATGTTAACGTGTGTGCAACATTATTATTCAACAGTTAATTATTTTACAAGTCTCCAATTCAattttattctttcatttttagCCTCTGGCATGCaaataatcattttgtttatgtaaaggggggggggggataaaatCAAGGATTGAAAGGATTAGAGTAATTCACATCTGCTTTCACGATGTTGTCATGTTGCTTTTTCAACAGTATAATGATATCACGTGTCAAGTGCAGGTCCAGGTGTAAAGAAATATATAGCAAGTAGTGATACATTTTTGATGATTAACTTTGTCCTCCTATAGGTATCATTTACAGTTCCTTCCTACAGTAGAGCATGGAACTTGATGGGTTATTGATGAGGCTGCACAGTATATCACCTCAGCGTCGACATACCCTGCTACACCCTTCTGTTGCTAGTTACAAAAGGAGAACTCCCACAGTTTTAATTTTTCATGACAAGTCTTATTGGAAACATGGGATTTTTGTGCTTCATGCACAGCAAAACACTAATCGCAATCATTCATGATCAATTTATAAAACAAGGAAGGGCTCACTTTGGTTGTTTGGTAAAATACATGACTCTACGAAATCATGCCCGTCATTTTAGAATCATGAGTTATATCAAACAGAGCTATTCAAGTTATCTGGTGTGCCAGTATTATGCAGCCCAAGTTCTAAACGCCAGTAATGACTAATGTTTAGAAATCATTATGGCTGATTGAGTTTAGATGAaatttgtttacacacattcaGTGTATTCATATCATGATGTCGTTGTCAGATTAATCcagtttagtttttcttttacacacGAGAACAGTTTTTTCTAAAGTAATTCGTGACAGCACCCACATTTTAGGATGTCACGATATATCGATAGTGATGATAGCAATAAACTGTCGATGTTATGCTAATACTTTACACATTATAATACTATGTAAATGGTGGTTGTAATGCACCTCGAAGCACTATATACTATCCTTGCTTACTGCTGGTTGCAACCaccattaaaacaaataaaataaaataaataaaactaaaaggaGATACAataaccatttaaaaaaatatacaaagaaCATAAGACAAGAAACTCTGAGAAATGGTAATAAATAGCATGAAACATAGTTAAAACAACCAAGTGGTTTTACCTTGTTGattatatacatacacattaaGCCTGTTGTTTAATTTGTCTTCTTATTCTTCATCTGTCCTCTTTTTCCCCTCAGTCCCTCTGCCAGGTGTCGGGACTCTGCAGGAAGTGCAGGTGCCAATCATCTCCCAGAGTTCATGTCAGGAGATGTACCGCACGGACCCAATCGAGCAGGTGGATATCCTGTATGACATGATCTGCGCTGGATACCAGGAGGGCGGCAAGGACTCCTGCCAGGTACTGTTCGATCagctgttgtgtgtttacatttacaaacacaCTGCTTGCATGCACTGAAAATGGCTctgaatgctaacatgctaagaCTTTTCTTTTGAGTACTTTGATACCTCCCAGTGGTGGAAGCTtaacaggtctgtgtgtgtttgtcatctGTGCAGGGTGATTCAGGAGGGCCCCTCGTCTGCCAGATGGCAAACGGGACCTGGGTGCAGGCTGGGGTGGTGAGTTTCGGGCTGGGCTGTGCTCACAGAAACAAGCCAGGTGTGTACGCCAGACTGACAAGCTACTCGAGCTTCATCGGCAACACGGTTCCTGAGATCCGACTGTATGGAGGAGCTAATGTGAACTGGAGTGGGAGGACTGCCATGTTGGTCAGCTGTCTGTCCTCCTTACTGCTTCTGCTTCAGAGATAAGATGTTTACAAACTGGATTTCTGAAAGGTGAAAGGCCAACCAGGACAAATGAAGGAGATGACGTCTGAATTACGTCCAAAGTTTTTCTGaatagtaaaagtaaaaaaaaaacgtaccTGACATGCACATTAAGCCATACTGAACATGAAGCGTAACATACTCTTGATTTTTAGAATTATGACTGTTACTATGATCTTTGATTCAAATTAGTTTGGATAGGTTTCGTATTTTAAATCAGAATTATGAGCTTAATAAATTGTGTTctgtatttgaaatgaattgTTAATTTCATTCTTTTTCAAAATCAGGTCAGTGCTCAGTTTAACTTCTGATAGCCCTGTTTTTGAATGTATCATATTTTAGACTTGCAACAATTTATTGATTAGTTGTCACCTATTAAATGTATCAGCTATTGTAATAATTGATGGATTTGACTCATTTttaaggatgaaaatgtctttgaattttctgattccagcttcttaaatgtgattattGTCAGAGGAATAAAGAAGCCAGACGGTAAACTTAATATCTTTGACTTGAGAACAAGACTTGGCTTTGGGAAACAGTTCTAAatattttttctacattttatatGAGCATCAGAAGTTGCAGTCCTATCATGTCGCACATGGACAAAGACTTCAGTTTTGTTCATGCaacacatgttttttaaacaaatgtgttcacagAAATGCAAATTAGTTAATCCTTTTACTTGTTATTTTAAGTATTTGACTTATTTTAAAGTAAGTTTGAGGGACAAAATTACAGAGGCAGAGACAAGTGATGATGACACAGTTTTCTTTATTATAAAGAAAGTGCAGCATGTCGttacggtaaaaaaaaaagactgctcAGTAGTGCCTATTAAAAAAGCTAGCTTTTAAATTAATCTGATGAGTCTTTAGTCAAAATTTccatgcttttaaaaaaactaacatTTACACAATCGTCTTTGAAATTCCAGGAGGGAAAGTTAGGCGTCAGGGGGAATGGTATCAGAGAGGATCATGGGAGAGCCGAGCTGCAACTCCTGCTGCAGCGATTCCAGATCAGCTGGAGTCATGCGGTGAACCTCGCTCCAATCAGATAAGAGGGAGGCCGAGAGGGGGGCTGAGTCATAACTGATGAAGGAGGAGAACAATATACAGAGCATTAGAGTGGCCCTTTTCTTTGATCATACAAAATCCTAAAACAGAACTGAGAACCAACACTGAAAGCCAAAACTGTCCTGATATCAACATGCACATCTGCAGCCACTGGGATTTGTCCTCCTTGTTATGTCAGCTGGATATTTGACCTTCACTGTGCAGATTGATGTATGTGCAGAGAAGTTCCTCTGAGTTCCCTGATATCTGTCTCTGGTAGACAAACACTTAAGTATTGACTTTTCagtgaagttgaaaaaaaatgtgtgcattgTACTTAAACTTTTAAAACCATTCAGACATTTCAAGCCACACTGTATATTCACAGCAGAAATATCTTCCTGTCCTAAAACATGTCTAGAGGGATCTTTCAGAAAATCCATTTGGTTAAAGCTCATTAATAACATTTCTCATTTATAATCTGGTGCTTTGACCCTTTTAGAAGTCATCTGAAGTGTAGCTTATTAGTGGCAATCACTCACTAAAAGTAAACAAAGACTGGGAGAGTCAGTTACattgtagtaaaaaaaaaaaaaaaaaaagagtgaaatcTGGTCTCGCTTGGTGGATAAATTCACCAAACC
Above is a genomic segment from Sparus aurata chromosome 20, fSpaAur1.1, whole genome shotgun sequence containing:
- the LOC115570746 gene encoding serine protease 27, which gives rise to MSAKLQFPAIFWCVSGILASYAQQFCGRPPLQENRIVGGVDATDGFWPWQVDIQTNTDGHICGGSIITENWVLSAAHCFVNPSDVSSYIIYVGRYQLNGFNSHQSTHRVSRIVIPSGYTEPHNGKDLALVQLSSPVTWSDYVRPVCLPASGTLFQGGMQCYVTGWGNIRDDVPLPGVGTLQEVQVPIISQSSCQEMYRTDPIEQVDILYDMICAGYQEGGKDSCQGDSGGPLVCQMANGTWVQAGVVSFGLGCAHRNKPGVYARLTSYSSFIGNTVPEIRLYGGANVNWSGRTAMLVSCLSSLLLLLQR